A window from Gemmatimonadaceae bacterium encodes these proteins:
- a CDS encoding AMP-binding protein, translating into MQLTDAFDVSLRGRRDAVALEVEHASALRTFTFGDLDDRANRLAASLAARGVGVGDRVGIHLPNRLEFIDVFLACMRLGAIVVPINVLYRERELTHIVRDAEPVAVVTTRDSASLLPAGTATWYAEDLDAAASSGPVSAVRRALDGDVPAALVYTSGTTGRSKGAVLTHNNFLANGANLLACWRITAEDRYLATLPLFHVHGLGNGVISWLMSGCRMRLAERFEAARAAALFREYTPTLFFGVPTMYVRLLELDPADAQAIGAGMRLFVCGSAPLAASVLDAFRERFGHVILERYGMSETLMNCGNPYAGERRPGSVGFPFPGVSARIVDTEGRDVPADTPGQLLVRGPSVCAGYWRRPDADAQAFAGGWFHTGDLAERSADGYYTLRGRMSDLIISGGFNIYPREIEEMLVEQPGIREAAVVGVPDAARGEIPVAFLVADAGLDLRALEASCRAQFASFKVPRAFVSVDTLPRNALGKVVKHTLQERWSLGST; encoded by the coding sequence ATGCAGCTCACCGACGCCTTCGATGTCTCGCTTCGTGGCCGGCGCGACGCTGTCGCGCTCGAGGTCGAGCATGCGTCCGCGCTACGCACCTTTACGTTCGGCGACCTTGACGACCGGGCGAACCGCCTGGCGGCCTCGCTCGCGGCGCGGGGCGTAGGGGTCGGGGATCGCGTCGGCATCCACCTCCCCAACCGGCTCGAGTTCATCGATGTCTTTCTCGCGTGCATGCGACTCGGTGCGATCGTCGTGCCGATCAACGTGCTGTACCGCGAACGGGAGCTGACCCACATCGTTCGCGACGCCGAGCCCGTTGCCGTGGTCACGACGCGTGACAGTGCGTCGCTGCTTCCCGCGGGTACCGCGACGTGGTACGCAGAAGACCTCGATGCTGCGGCGTCATCCGGTCCTGTGTCCGCCGTCCGCCGTGCGCTCGATGGTGATGTGCCGGCGGCGCTGGTGTACACCTCCGGCACTACCGGACGCAGCAAGGGCGCCGTGCTCACGCACAACAACTTTCTCGCCAACGGCGCCAACCTGCTGGCCTGCTGGCGCATCACCGCCGAGGACCGCTATCTCGCCACGCTTCCGCTGTTTCACGTACACGGACTCGGGAACGGAGTGATCTCGTGGCTCATGAGCGGATGCCGGATGCGGCTCGCGGAGCGGTTCGAAGCCGCCCGGGCGGCCGCGTTGTTCCGCGAGTACACCCCGACATTGTTCTTCGGCGTGCCCACGATGTATGTACGACTGCTCGAGCTGGACCCTGCCGACGCACAAGCCATCGGCGCCGGCATGCGCCTGTTTGTGTGCGGCTCCGCTCCGCTCGCGGCCAGCGTGCTGGATGCGTTCCGCGAGCGCTTCGGCCACGTGATCCTCGAGCGCTACGGCATGAGCGAGACCCTGATGAACTGCGGGAATCCGTATGCGGGCGAGCGCCGCCCGGGTTCGGTGGGCTTTCCGTTCCCCGGCGTGTCTGCGCGCATCGTCGATACCGAGGGTCGCGACGTGCCCGCTGACACCCCCGGCCAGTTGCTGGTGCGCGGGCCCAGCGTGTGCGCGGGCTACTGGCGACGCCCTGACGCCGATGCCCAGGCCTTCGCGGGCGGTTGGTTCCACACGGGCGACCTCGCGGAACGCAGCGCCGACGGATACTACACGCTGCGCGGTCGGATGTCGGACCTCATCATCTCGGGCGGATTCAACATCTATCCCAGGGAGATCGAGGAGATGCTCGTCGAGCAACCGGGCATCCGCGAGGCCGCCGTGGTCGGTGTGCCCGATGCCGCGCGCGGCGAGATCCCGGTGGCGTTCCTCGTCGCAGACGCTGGCCTCGATCTCCGCGCGCTCGAAGCCAGCTGCCGTGCGCAGTTTGCGTCATTCAAGGTCCCGCGCGCGTTCGTGAGCGTCGACACCCTGCCCCGAAATGCGTTAGGCAAGGTGGTGAAGCACACTCTGCAGGAGCGGTGGTCCCTCGGGTCGACCTGA
- a CDS encoding integron integrase, producing MTEGTRRPEKLLTTVRRLMRARHLSLRTEQAYLSWIRRFIRYHDLRHPRDMGSADVVRYLTYLANEQRVSRATQAQAMSALLFLYREVLGTAIEDVRQVVRARAPGRLPVVLSRAEVRRILDELSGDVRLVALLLYGAGLRLAESLSLRVKDVDFDRRELTVRRGKGGKDRVTMLPAAARELLRRHLERVKALHGRDLRAGSGHVVLPEALERKAPGWSSDFAWQWVFPASRQYVESTSGARRRHHLHETVVQRAFRRAVLASGVSKRATCHSLRHSFATHLLEDGYDIRTVQELLGHSDVSTTMIYTHVLNRGGLGVRSPLDSQAND from the coding sequence ATGACCGAGGGCACCCGAAGGCCGGAGAAGCTGCTGACGACCGTGCGTCGGCTGATGCGCGCGCGACATCTCAGCCTGCGTACCGAGCAGGCATACCTGTCCTGGATTCGTCGTTTCATCAGATATCACGACCTGCGGCACCCACGAGACATGGGAAGTGCGGACGTCGTCCGGTACCTGACCTATCTCGCCAACGAGCAGCGGGTCTCGCGTGCCACCCAGGCGCAGGCCATGAGCGCTCTGCTGTTCCTGTACCGAGAGGTGCTGGGAACGGCGATCGAGGACGTGCGGCAGGTGGTGCGGGCGCGTGCACCCGGGCGGCTTCCCGTCGTGCTGTCCCGCGCGGAAGTGCGGCGCATCCTGGACGAGTTGAGCGGCGACGTACGGCTCGTTGCGCTCCTGTTGTACGGCGCCGGCCTTCGGCTGGCGGAGTCCCTGTCGCTGCGCGTGAAGGACGTGGACTTCGATCGGCGTGAGCTCACCGTGCGTCGCGGGAAGGGTGGGAAGGACCGCGTGACCATGCTTCCAGCGGCCGCGCGCGAGTTGTTGAGGCGTCACCTGGAGCGGGTGAAGGCCTTGCACGGTCGCGACTTGAGGGCCGGCAGCGGGCACGTCGTGCTGCCCGAGGCGCTCGAGCGCAAGGCCCCTGGCTGGTCGAGCGATTTCGCCTGGCAGTGGGTCTTCCCTGCCTCGCGCCAGTACGTGGAGTCCACGAGCGGGGCGCGTCGCCGGCATCACCTTCACGAGACCGTCGTACAGCGCGCCTTTCGTCGCGCGGTCCTGGCGTCCGGCGTCAGCAAGCGCGCGACCTGTCATTCGCTGCGCCATTCGTTCGCCACGCACCTGCTGGAGGACGGCTACGACATCCGCACGGTGCAAGAACTGCTGGGACACAGCGACGTGAGCACGACCATGATCTACACGCACGTCCTGAACCGCGGCGGACTGGGTGTTCGGAGCCCGCTGGACTCGCAGGCTAACGATTAG
- a CDS encoding ABC transporter permease, whose protein sequence is MSDTAGARVSATAGTSSNRAAWGLVLALVAVAAIAPVVAPFAPDAVDLALRRQGPSATHWFGTDDLGRDVLTRVLHGARVSIAIGLLAAGLSVALGTAIGLLAGFFRGWVDTLLMRTTDAMLSVPRLPLLMIVAAILQPSIPLLIILVAAVGWMETSRVVRAEALALSGRGFVEAAHALGLSRPHVLLRHLLPNVGPTVIVSATLAVGRSILLESALSFFGVGVQPPAASWGNMLYQAQSTMTSEPWLALFPGLAIFLTTLAVNAAGERLSTVSVS, encoded by the coding sequence ATGAGCGACACAGCGGGTGCGCGCGTGAGCGCCACAGCGGGCACGTCGTCCAATCGCGCGGCATGGGGTCTCGTACTGGCGCTCGTCGCCGTTGCCGCCATCGCGCCCGTCGTAGCTCCCTTTGCTCCCGACGCGGTCGACCTTGCGCTCCGTCGACAAGGCCCGTCCGCGACACACTGGTTCGGCACCGACGACCTGGGGCGTGACGTGCTCACCCGCGTGCTGCACGGTGCGCGCGTGTCCATCGCCATCGGACTGCTCGCGGCCGGGCTGTCAGTCGCGTTAGGCACCGCCATCGGGCTGCTGGCCGGGTTCTTCCGCGGCTGGGTGGACACGCTCCTCATGCGCACCACCGACGCGATGCTGTCGGTTCCGCGGCTGCCCCTGCTCATGATCGTCGCCGCGATCCTGCAGCCCTCGATTCCGCTCCTCATCATCCTCGTGGCCGCCGTGGGCTGGATGGAGACCTCTCGCGTCGTGCGCGCCGAGGCGCTCGCGCTGTCTGGCCGGGGGTTCGTGGAGGCAGCGCACGCGCTCGGACTGTCCCGCCCGCACGTCCTCCTGCGTCACCTGCTGCCGAACGTCGGGCCCACCGTCATCGTCTCGGCTACGCTCGCCGTCGGCCGCTCGATCCTGCTCGAGAGCGCGCTGTCGTTCTTCGGCGTCGGCGTACAGCCACCCGCGGCGAGCTGGGGCAACATGCTCTATCAGGCGCAGTCGACCATGACCTCGGAACCATGGCTCGCCCTCTTCCCGGGCCTCGCGATCTTCCTCACGACACTCGCGGTGAACGCCGCCGGTGAACGCCTGTCCACGGTCAGCGTGTCCTGA